The genomic DNA TAAACTTGAGATAGTAAATGGGTAAATAAGATTTTTAAGGAGTCATATGAGTTTCTTGAAGATTCTTCTTCTTTTGTTTGTAGTAAACTTAAACGCTACTTTAAGTAAGGGAGATAGGGATATATCAGAAATTCTTCTTAATGAGGCTAAAAATTTTGCAGGTACTCAAAGAGGAATTGATATGGTGTATGGTTCACTTGATTTTAATCTAAGTAATTCAGATGCTCTTTATGAACTTTCATTAAGGAATGATATTCCATTGTTAGATAGAATTTATTTATTAAAATCTGCAATGGATATTAATAAATTTGAATCTGTGAAAATTAGAGATTTGTATTACCAATATTTTTCTTTGATTTTAAGGCAAAATGAGGATATTTCTAAAAATAGAGAAATTATTGTTTTGTATGATAGATTAGATAATGATTTAAAGAATGACAGAGACTTGATTTATATGAGACTTGAAGCTTCAAATAGGCTTGGAGATTTTGATGAGAATTTTGATAGAATTTTAGCACATTCTTTTGCAGTATATAGTGATGATTTTAGGTTTTTTAAATGGTTTTTAAAGGAGAATAAATTTTTTCCAAGCCTTTTTAGTAAACTTAAATTAAGAGAAGATTCTTTTTTTGATAGTGATAATATTGATTATATTTGTAAGAATGTAGCGTTAAATGAACCTAATTCTGTTGCTTTATTTTCTCTTTTAAAGAGTAGAAGTAAAAGAGTGAATGGTGTTCAGAGTATTTATTTATTGAAATATAAACTCTTGACTCCTGATGAAGCTTATATGTTTTTCACGGAAAATCCTCCAAAGACTATAGGTGAATATAAAATGTTTTATGATCTTTTAGCAGATCCTGAGATAAAAAAAGAATTTTTGAGTTATTATCAAAATTTATCTGGTATGTATTTTATGGACGATAAAAATAGTGCTGCAGTGTTTAATAATGGTGTTTTGGTTGGTTTTTTTTCAAAAATAGTGGATTATTCTTCAAAATTGAATAAGGAAGAGGAATATTTTAATAAAGTTTATTTTAAAAATAAAGCCCCTGTCTATTATGAAAATAGTTTGTTTGGTTATAAGGTTACCTATTCTATTTATCCTTATGTAAGCATGATTGAGTTTGAGTATTCCGATAAAAAAGAGATATATACTTTTGCTTTAAATTCCTTTAAGTATGAAATTTTTAATAATTTTATCTATAATGTGGATTATGTAGGAATTAATGATTTTTTGATGGCTGATATTTTAGAAATTTTTCTACCTAGTATTTTGAATTTGAATCTTAAAAGAATTTCTCTATTAAATTTTAAAGAAAATTTAATAGAGAAACAAATATTGAATAAAGCTGAGGTTATTGAGGTTAGAAATTATGGCGTTGGAAATTTGATTTCGATTTATAGAAAAGTCAACGGGTCTAGGAAGTTTAACTATGTTGAAATTTACGATAGGGGAGTTATAAAAGCTAAAAGAGTTATCCTAGATGATAGTTATGATGTATATTATGATATTAATTAGCTTTTAAGTATTATTGATGCATAAAAAATTTTTTCTTATTATTGTATTAATTTTTTCATGCAAAACAATAAAGGAAATAGACGACAAGCAAATTTATTATATTCCGTCTAAAAGTATAGACAGTCATATTGAAAATAAGAATTTTGAAATTGCTCTTTCGAGTTTCTATAATTTGAAAAATAATGGCTTTGAAATTGGTCAAGTTCAAATAGACTTGAGGGATAAAGCTTTGTCTGGAATTGAAAGTCAATATTTGAATCTTTATCAAAAAAAAGAGTATGATAAGGCACTTTCTAAGCTTGAAACTTTAAATTTATTTGGGATTATACTTCATGAAGACAAGGAGCAATTAATCTTAAAGCACCTTGAGAGCTTGAAAGACAAAGATCCAATGCTTGCAAGTTTTTTTGCAAAGTATTATTCGTTTGATAATACTTTTAGTTCTTTAAAGAATTTTATTATTAATGAAAAATCTCCCTCAAGAAATGTATTACTTGATACATCTGTTTTAACAGTTTGGGTCAATATGGGTACTAAATTGTTAAATGGAAATAGAACGCCAAATATTGCCTTAGGAACAGCTTTTGTTATTGATAAACTTAAGGGTTATGCTTTAACTAATTATCATGTGATCAGTTCTCAAGTCGATAAAGATTATAAGGGAATTTCAAGTCTTTATGTCAGACTTCCAAGGGGTAAGGGCGAAAAACTTCCTGCAAAAGTAATTTCTTATTCGCAGGAAATGGATCTTGCTTTAATTAAGGTTGCTTTTAGAGTAGAAAATCAGTTTGAACTAAATTATTCTTCAAATATTAATATTGGAGATAGGATTTATGCAATGGGTTCTCCTATGGGGCTTGAGAAAACTATTACTTCAGGGATAATATCTGGAGAAAATAGGGAATTATTACCTGTGGGTGATTCTTATCAAATAGATGCTGCTATTAATCAGGGAAATTCTGGTGGACCTGTGATAAATGAAGCTGGAGAATTTATTGGGCTTACATTTGCTGGAATTTTAAATTCTCAGGGTCTTAATTTCGTTATACCTTCAAAATGGGTTTTAAAAGTATTACCCTTTATGTATGAAGGTGGAGATTTAAAAAATCGGTGGTTGGGATTTATATTCTCTGAAAGTTTAGGAAAATTAGAAGTATCATATGTGGCTCCTAATTCTCCTGCAGATATTGGTGGAATGAGGAGTGGAGATTCTATTCTTAGTGTTGATTCTTTAAAATTTGAAAGCCTAAGAGACCTTCAATATTATATCTTGCAAAGAAAATCTATGGTAAAAATTTCGTATAAAAGGGATAATAAAAACTATGAAAGTTATCTTTATCCACAAGAGAGACCGGGAAATATTATTGAAAGTATTTTAAAGGTAGATTCTTTAAAGAATTTAATGGGAGCTTTTTTGGGGTTAAATTTAAATTTAGTTTCTGGTAGAGAGTATAGGGTTACTAAAGTGTTTTCCAATAGAATTGGGAGCGAACTTAATTTTAAGGTAAATGATGAGATTTTTATTTATGATTTTAAATATCTTAAAAATAAAAGAGTGTTTGTCTTGTTGCTTTATACTAAAAAACTATTTTCAGGATATTTAGGAGCTCCTTTGCAACTTATTATTCCATTTGATTCTCTTGCTTTTGTATAAAAATCTTTTAAAGCAGTTGGTATATTATTATGAGTTTTTATTTAAATTTTGCTAATGGAAAGAAGGAGTCCAAGCTGGATGATATGGTATCTATTAGTCATTTTGATTTTAAAAATAATTTAAATTTAATTCTTGTAATTGGCCCCATGGGTAGCGGAAAGACAGAATATGCGGCTAAGATTTATAAGGATTCTCTTATCATTAAGAATAAGTCTTTAAAAATTTTAGATTCTATAACTAAGGGGAGTAGGAATAGAGCTAATGTATTTTTTATTAGAAATGTGCTTGATAGGAAAAGATTTAAAGATTATCCGGAGAATGTTATTCCTTATAGAGGAGGCGGAAGTGATAGAATTAGCGGAGTTGGGTTTGCGGGTAATTCTTTTGATGTTGAAAAAATAATAGAAGACAATCCTTGTTATGGAACTTTTATTATTGATGAAACTTGTTTTTATGATGAACGCTTGGTTTTTGTTTTAAATAAGCTTGCCTTAGATTCAAACATTTTGTTTGTATTACCTACCTTGCTTTATAATTTTAGAAAAGAAATTTTTAATAATACTGCTAAATTTTTAATAGAATATTCAGATAAAATTTGTCGTCTTGGTGCTTATTGTGAGCATGCTAATTGTATGGATGAATCTTTTTTAACATATAGATATTATTTTTACAGAGGACAAGAAATAGCAGCACCTTACTTTGATCCTTTGTTAATTGTTGGAGGCGATGAAACTGTTGAGTCTGCTATTTATCCGAATTACGCTACAAGGTGTGCTAGACATCATTATCTTGTAGGTAGGGAGTATTTTTTCACTGTTCTTAAGCCTTTTGCACTGCTATATTCTCAAGGAGATAAAGAATTACTTGAGAGAGAAATATTGTGTTTAAGTGGTGGTAAATGCAATTCAAATTTTGAAAAATCTCTTTTAATTGAATCTAAAGGGAAATGTGAAATTGAAGTTTTAAAGAATTTATTAGAATTGCCTTTTTTGGCAGAAAGAGCTTTGATTACGCTTTCATCTGAATATAATATCCTTAACAAGGATGATTTTAAAGAACTTGTTAATAAATTTTCTCTTAGTAAAGAATACATACAAAAGATACTTGTTTTAAAGGAGCATAAGGGAAATTTTGAAATATCTTAAAAGTGATTTGGTCTTTTATTAAAAAAGTCCTTTGTTTTTTCAATACGCATTAATTCTTTTTCAATTATATTATAGTAGTCAAGTTCTTTAGTTTCAATTCTGTAATACTCGTCTTTCCAGTTCGTTATTCCATCACTTTGTATTGTGGTAGATTTATATTTTTTTAGTTTCTTGTGGTATGTTAAAGCTTCTGTATAATAATCGGCAGCTATTTTGTAAAAATTTGTAGCTTTATTTAAGTTTTCAAGAATTCCATCCCTTTTTGGAGTTTTGTAAAAATATACATATCTTGTGTCAAATAAATCGCCTAAATATAGATGTTGCTTAACAAGAAGTAGGTTTACATGCATTTTAAATAGGAGTTTATATTTGTCCCATTCTTCTCTTGTTTCTACTTTTGCTAGAGAATACTTTGGATTTCCAAAAGGAAACTTTAATGCATTTTTTAAAAAAAAGATGTTCCTTTTAAAATTTTGAGGTTTTCTTTTCATTTGTGTATTAAAAATGACATACCATTGTTCAGCATAGAAAAATTTTGATGATGCATTTGCATTGATTGTCAAGAATATTGAAAGTATAAATAAATTTAAGGTAAAAAAACTTTTGTGATGCATTTTTGTATCCTTTTATTTTAATTATATTAAAATTTTATTAAATTAAAGATTTTTTTTGTACTTATTTCTAAGTCCTCTTCATTTGAATTTTCAATGTAAACTATATCAAGTAAATCTTCAAAATTTTTTAGCACTTCTATGTATCTGGAGTAGATGTTTTTAAGCTTTTTTGCTTCAAGTTCAAGAAGGTCAAGTTGTGTTCTATTTTTTTGAATTCGTTTGTAGGCAATGATAGGATCTATTTTTATGAAGAAAAGTTTTTCAGGAAGTGGAAAATCTTTATTTAACTTAAGTCCCAATTCTCCTTGATATGCTATAGAAGAGAATAAATATCTATCAGTTATTACTTTTATTTTAGATTTATTCAATATCTCTATTATTCCATTTTTTGGATGATAGAGATGTTCGTGTCTGTCTGCTGTATATAGGTGTGCTAATGATACTTCTTGTAGAGGATTTTTGAAATTAGTTAATTGTTTTCTTATAAGTTCTCCGATTACTCCTTCTGAGGGTTCTTTTGTAAAATAGTATTTTAAATTGTTATCACAAAGTTCTTGTAATCTTTGGATTATAGTTGTTTTTCCACTACCATCTATGCCTTCTATACAATAGAAATTTTTTAGAACCTTATTCACAAAAATTAGTCTCCTTAGATATTTTAAAGCAATTAGATGCTAGTGAATTATTATATAATATACATATAAATATATGAATTTATTTTTTGTGAGAAGTAAGGTTTCTTTAGCATTTTTTTGCTCAGTTTTAACTTTTATATCAATTCTTGTAATTTTTATTTTATTTATACAAGTTCAGGTTTATTCTGCAAGATTTTTGGTCATAAGTTATCTTGAATTGAAATCTGGGTTTAAAATAAAATATGATCAAATTGCGCCTTATTTTTTCTCTTCAATAAAGATAGATAATCTAGAATTGAGTTTAAATGACCAAGACAAAATATTAATGAGTACGGTTAAGATAAATTTGGACTTATTTAAACTGATACTAGGAGATAAAAATATTATTTTAGATGTTTTTGTAGAAGGTAGTACTCTAAATTTTGATTTAAATGATTTGAAGCTTTTGAAGTCTTCAAGTTCAGGTTCTGGTGAGTTTGAACTAAATGATGATAAATTCAATAGCCATGCAATTATCGGTAAAATCTCTGATTATCTGGATAAGCTCCATATTAATATGGAAGACATCAATATTAATCTCAAATTAAGTTCAGATAAATTCTTAAAATTTCAAGTTAAGAGTTTTGCATTAAAAACAATTGATGATGATTTTTTATATAGTTCTATTGTTGATTTTAGTTCTTTTTCGGATTTAAAAGAAGATGTTATTAATGAGAGTTCTTTGAGCTCGACATTTTATTTTGAAGGTAAGTTTAAAAAGGATCTTGAAGATGGATATGTTAATATCAGTTTTTTGGAATTTAATACAAGTTCTTTTTCTTTACTTGACCAGGGTTTCCAAATAAATTATTCAAAGGGAAATCTTGAAGTATTTAATCTTAGAAGAGAAAATTTGGATTTTAATTTAAGTTATAATGCTAATAAAAAATTTTTAAGGCTAGATGCTTTATTTTTTGATATCAATCTTTTGAACTGGATAAGACTTAATGAAAGTTTTAATGTTTATAGAGATTATTTTGATATAAATTTGAATGGTCAATTAGCATTTTCCTATGATTTTAAAGATGAAGATTTAAGATATGCATTTTTATTAAATTCATCCTCACAAGACAGCACGATAAATAAAGAGATTCAGGGAGTAAGAATACAACTTAAAGGTAATGAGAGAATTGTAAATATACAGAATGCTTTTTTAAAACTTAAGAGGGGTTTTATTAATTATAAGGGTTACTACTCTTTAGAGGATTTCGTGCCAATAGGAAGGCTTGATTTTAGGTCTGCAAGAATACTAAATTTTAGAGATATTAATGGGCATTTAGATTTTAGTGAAGAACAGAAAGATTTTTTGGTAAAATCTGATAATTTTAGAATTGGTAATCTTAAAATTCAAAATTTAAATCTTAAAACACATTTCTCTCAAGATAAAACTTATATTAATTATTTGATAAATTTTAAAAATAATAGTTCTAAAATTCTATTAAAAGGGGATTTTGATAAGGAAAATTTTAGATTTAATTTGGGTGTTAAAGAATTCCCTTTGTTTTTCGTAAATGATCTTCTTCCAGAATCTATGATTACTAATTTTATTCCTGAGCATTTATTGTCGGGTAAGTATTTAAATTTAACTTCGGATTTTTATTTAAATACTCTGGATTATGCTAAGACTAAGTTAAATAGCCTTAATTTTTCTATTGCTTCAAAATTAGATGATTTTAATTTAATGTTTGATGCTAGTGGGGAAAAAGATATTTATAAGGTGAAGAACTTTAATTATAAGAGTGGCGATTATAATGTAAATTCTATTTTTTTAATACATTTGTTTAATGATAGATTAAAGATCACTACGGATTTTAGTTATTTAAATAAGAATTATCCTTTTTATCTTGAGTTTAATTTCAAAGATAAGCATGTTAATCTTGAATTTTCTCCTAAGGCAAAAGCTAGTTTAAATTATGCTAATTCAATGATAGTTTATTCTTTAAATGTTGATGATTTTCGGTTTCATAATAAAGATTCTGATATTTTATTAAATATTAATTCTTATGGAAATTACGAGAGAATTAGTAATGATTTAAGTGTTACAATCAATAAATTTAGAGTGGATAAGATTTCAGATACTCCGGCTTATAATCTTAATTTTAGTTTTGAGGGTTTATATAAGAATAAAGAAATTAATCTTTTAAATATTAGATTTGTAAATAAGTATTCAAGTTTACAAGGACAGGGGCATTTTGATTTAAATGATAAGCTTAGTGGTGAGATAAACTTATTTTCGAATTTGAGTTCGGAACGTTATTTTTTGGGTGTTAATTCTAATGAGGATGGCAATTATGTTTTGGGTAGGTTTCAGGGATTGGATTTTGATAATTTTAAATTTTTGTCGTTCTTAAATGGAAAAGCTAATGGTAATTTTATCCTTAATTTTAAGGATAATGATTTATTTAATTATTCTCTTAATGCATATCTTGAAACAGATGGACTGTCTTTAATAGGTATTCCTACATATTTTTCTTTGAAATTGGGTTTAGTTGACAATAATCTTAATGTTTATAACATAAAAGCAAGACAAAATAAAAGAGAAATTCTTACAGGTAGTTTTAGATATGATATTAAAAATTCTATTGGAGTTTCTAATTTAAATATTGATAGTGATCTTTTTTCTTCAAGAGTAGAAGCAAGTTTTCAAAAATTTGAAAATAAGGAGGAGGAAGAACTTGGTATTTTAAAGAGAGAAACGGAAGGGGAAATTTCTTTTAGAGACGTAAAATATAAAGATAATAATCTTTCTAATCTTACAATTGAATTTAAAAACAACCTTGAGAAATTTAGTGCAGCATCAATTGAATATGACCTTATTAATGTTTTATATGAATATATTGATGGCAATTTTAATGTTAGGCTTGGTGATTATTTGCCTCTTAGCTTTGAAGCATCGGGTAAAATTTTACAGAATAAAATTAATGGGAATATCCAAGATATTAAATTTGATTCAGAGTTGATTACAAAAGATTTCTTAAATTCGGCATCTCTTTTTAATATTAATGAGCATTTTATTCTTTATGATATTAATTTAAGTGGTGAATTGAGTATTGATGGTGATTTATACAATCCAAATCTTAATGGGGAGCTTAATGTAGTAAATGGTTCAATTAGTACTGAATATCTGAAATCTTCTAGACAGCATGGAAAGAGTAGAATTTTAGAGTTAGTTAATGTACCAATTTTGGTTCAAGATAATAAGCTAATCTTAGATAATAGCTTTAATTTAAGCTATTATTCGGATGTTAATGTATCTGCTAGTCTTAATCTGAATTTTTTAAGTGATACTATTGTTGATTATTATAAGATAGATATTGATGTGCCTAGTGGCTCTGGAGTGCCTATTAAATTTGATAAGGTAACTATAAATTTTATTGGTTATGCATCGGGTAACTTTTTTATTGAGGGTAATTCTGAAGAGATTGTGTTTAGGGGAAATCTAAATATTTCAAATTCTTGGGTTTACTTGCTTGAAAATTCGATTTTTGATTTTTTAATGGATCCTTTTAAAAGAACAAAGGGTGCTAGAACTACGGACGTTAATTCTAAAGATTTTGATATTGTTACAGATCTTGAAATAAATTTTGATAGTAATGTTACTTTTCATTGGCCAGATAATAAGATTTCATTTTTAAGTGTTACTGTTGCTAAAGACAATAATTTGATAATTAAGTCTGATACTAAAACAGATGATTTTATGCTTAAGGGAGATTTAAATATAGCAAGTGGTTCTGTTAATTACAATAATAAGAAATTTGTATTCAAAGGTGGTTCATATATATCTTTTAATGAAAATAAGATTAAATTTGATCCATGGGTAGGAATTGAAGCAACAAATACAATTAAAGATGGTAGTGAAAAATTGCTTGTAACTATGAGTATGGATGGTCCTTTGAGCTTATGGAATCTTAAATTTGTATCTTATCCTGTTCGAACGGAACAAGAGATAAAATATCTTTTGTCAAGTGCAATAATTGGAGGTGAACATGGATTGCAGTCTGCAGGTACCAATACGGCTGAGATTGCAATTGGATTAGCTAATGATATTCTTGTGGATTTGGTAGTACAGCCTATTGAAGATTATGTGCGTTCTGTATTAAAATTAGACCTGTTGAGTATAAAGACAGATATATTAAGGAATGCTATTGGTATCTTGGGGAACCCAACTTTTGCAAGTTTTCTTGACAATACAAGTGTTGAGGTGGGTAAATATTTTGCTAATGGTGTTTTTGGTAAGGCAGGGTTTGGTTTTTTAAAAGAGCAAGTAACGCCATTTTCTCAGAATTTAAATTTTAGCGTCAATTTTGGTATTGAACTTGATTCGCCATTTTTCTTTGTTGATTATATTTTTGATTATGATTTCATGAAAAATGGTTTGCATGGCATAGGAAATAAGATATCTATTTCTTGGAGATTTAAGTATTGAGTGCTAAGGGGTTTTAGATGAAGTCTTTTAAGATTTTTATTTTTATATTTTTTTTCTTATTTCCTATTAGTTTAGTTTATTCTCAGACTAAATATGAGGGTAAGATTATAAAAAGTATTGATTTTAATGGACTTAAAAATATAAAAGAAAGGGATCTTGCCTCTATTTTAAATCCTTATTTGGGGCAAATTTATTCTAATGAAGTTTTTGATAAGTTACAGGTTGATCTTTATGCTCTTGATTATTTTGATGGACTTATTAGACCTGAGTTTAAGGTAGATGATGATAAACTTTTTATTACATTCTTTGTAAAGGAAAAGTCTTTAGTAAAGACTGTTTCTTTTGTTGATAATAGTAAAGTTTTTTGGAATAGTGAGCTTCGTGATAAGTCAAATGTCAAGGTAAATGAGTCTTTAAATCTTGCAAATGTTAAGAGAAGTGTTGTTAAGTTTGAAGAGATGTACAGAGAAGCTGGATATCTTGATGTTTCTGTTAAATATGAGACAAAGGAAGAAAATAATTTAGTAGATATTGTATTTGAAATAAATGCTGGTGCTAAGTATGTTGTTAAAGAGGTCGATTTTGAGGGAAATTTGAACTTTAAGAGTAGTACTCTTAGGAAATATTTAGCATCAAGAACAGCTTCTTTATTTTCTGATGGAAAATATTTAAAGTCAAATATTGATAAAGATAAGGTTCAACTTGAGTCTTTTTATAAGAATAATGGATATATTAATGTTAAGGTTGTAGATAATACTGTGGATATACGAGAACCTAGTGATCCTGGTAAAATGGAAAAAGAAGTTTTTTTGAAATATTTTATTTCAGAAGGCAATGTTTTTAAATTTGGTAAGCTTGAAATTTCTGGTAATTTGGTTTTTAGTTTAGAGGAGTTACAGTCTTTAATTACCCTAAGGGAAGGAGATATTTTTAATGATGCAAAATTTGAGCAGGACTTTGCTAAAGTTAGGGAAAAGTATTATTCAGATGGATACATATTTACAGAGATTTTGCCTTCTAGAACAATGAGGGGAGAATTTGTAGATTATTTAATTAAGATAGTAGAAAAAGATAAAGCTCATATTGAATCTATTAATATTTCGGGGAATAAGAAAACAGCTTCTCATGTAATACTTAGAGAAATACCTCTAATGGAGGGAGATGTTTTTAGTTTGGAAAAATTTAGAATGGGAATGCTTAATTTACAAAGACTTGGTTATTTTGGAAATGTTGTCCCTGATATTGCACAGAGTAATATTGATGGTTTGATGAAAATAAATTTTTCCGTTGAGGAGAGGGAAACAGCAAGCTTCAGGTTTGGTATGAATTTTGGTGGGTTTAGTAACTCTTGGTTTCCATTTTCATTGTTTGGGCAGTGGGAGCAATCTAATTTTTTAGGTGAAGGATATTCTTTATCGGCAAGACTTAATCTTGCATTCTCAGAACAAAGTTTTAGATTATCATTTGAAGATTATTGGTTTATGCAGACTAGATGGACTTTTGGAGGATTTCTTGATTTTTCACATTCTATAAATACGGCCTACCAAGATATTAATGGACCTATTTTTACGGGTAAAAAGGAAGTACCAGATCCTTTTGAGAGTTGGGAAGAGTATCATAATGCAAAGAATTTTTCAGATTTTAATATTATGAATTATTCTTTGGTAAAATTGAGCTTAGCTTTAGTTACTGGATACACTTTTTCTAATTACCTTGGCAAGCAAACATTTACTGGTACTGTGCAATCTGCTTTAAAATATGTATATTATGATAATAGTGTTAATAGGCCTTCAAGCTATTACTTAAGGGACAATTATAATACTATTAGGTTTGAAAATTCTCTTGGACTTGGTATTGCGTGGGATACAAGAAATTCTCAATCTTTATCTAATGATGGGTTTTTGCTTAAACAGCAATTTGATTTTTTTGGTGGGTTTTTATTTGGGCAGAGCCACTTTACAAAATCCACGACAACATTTGAAAGGTATTTCTCTCTTTTAGGATATCAAGATATTTTTACTCCCTATTTTGACTTAATATTGACTCTAAGAAGTGTTTATACAAATATTTTACCACCTCTTGGGAATGGTTTTGAAACAGAAATACAACCACACCACTTTATAACTATTAGTGAAAACTTTATGATAGCAAGAGGATGGGGGACTTTAAAAAATATTTATAGTTCATTTGTTAATACTATTCAGTTATCAATGCCTGTGATTAAGAATATTTTAGTTTGGGATGCTTTGTTTTTGGATATAGCTGCATATTCTTTGGAAGAGAAGGAAAATGCTTTATTTGTTCCATTTAGTAGTTTTATGTTTAGTTGGGGATTTGGGGTTAGAAGTTTATTGCCTCAGTTGCCTTTATCTTTAGTTATAGCTTATCCATTTTATTTTGATAATAGGGGTGTTAATAAACATTATGATTACTATTCAGGGTTTAAATTTTTCTTAGCAATTGATATGAGATATTGATATAATTGTTTTGTCTTTATAAGGAGAAAAGTATGCCTTTGGTATTTTTGTTAGTGTTTTTATTGCCATTAAATATTTTTGCAATAGATGTTACAAAGGTAGGTATTGTGGATTTTGAAAAAGTTGTAATTGAATTTTTGAATCCACAGTTAAAATCTAATCTTGAGCAGTTGAAGAAGCATTATCAAGAAAAAATAGATGCTTTGAATACTGAGATTAAAGATTTGAGAAGAATGTATGATGAGGCTGTTGGTGTTCATGATTTAGATAATGCAAGGTCTTATGGTAATCAGTATAATTTGAAGATAGATGAGCTTAAGAAGCTTACAACTTTAGCAAAAAGTAATCTTGACCAACAAAAGCAGATTAATATAAACAGCATTAATAGTGATGGTGCACTTTGGAGCAAAATACTTAATGGAGTTCAGTATATAGCAGAGACTAATGGTATTTCTTTGGTTATGAAAAAGGATAATCCTTATATCCTTTATTATAATAGTACTGTTGATATAACAGATGATGTTATTAAACATTTAAATAAGCAGTAAATTGGTAGTAGTGATGAAGATTTATCTTTAGTTATGGTTTTCTTGTTTTAATCTTTTAATCAAACTACAAAATTCTTTTTTATTATCTTTATTAATATTTGAGAGTAAAATGTGTGATTTTAATATTGATTTAAATATTTTATTTTTTTGTTCACTGTAACAAAAAAATTCTTTCATCTCGCTTTTTTTAAAGATCTCTTCTCTCTTCTCTATTTTTAATATCTTTTCAAGACCAAGAGATTTTAAATTTTCTAAAGCTTCTTTACTAGGATTTATGACTTTAAAGGGTTTTTTGTATTCATTGCTCTTGTTATTAATGTATACTAGTGTCCCCATAAACGTTGAATCTAAATATTGTGTTTCCGATAAATCAAGGTAGAGAGCGTGGATGTTGTCATTATTTATTAAGATATCTTTAATGAATGCCTTAAAACTAACAGCCTGTAATGCAGTAAATCTATTAATTAATTTTATAAAAATATAAACATCTCTGAATAAATAAAAAACATTACTTTTAGGAATACTTTCTTTCATATTGTATTCTTTTTTACCAATAAGTATATTGTAAAGTTTTAATAATATCAATTATAATTCAATATCGTTTTATGGAAAAAAATGTTACACCAATGATGAAGCAATATTTAAAAATTAAGAATAACTATAAAGATGCTATTGTATTCTTTAGGGTAGGAAGTTTTTATGAGATGTTCTTCAATGATGCGCTTGAGGGAAGTAAACTTTTAGGG from Borrelia turcica IST7 includes the following:
- a CDS encoding S1C family serine protease; the encoded protein is MHKKFFLIIVLIFSCKTIKEIDDKQIYYIPSKSIDSHIENKNFEIALSSFYNLKNNGFEIGQVQIDLRDKALSGIESQYLNLYQKKEYDKALSKLETLNLFGIILHEDKEQLILKHLESLKDKDPMLASFFAKYYSFDNTFSSLKNFIINEKSPSRNVLLDTSVLTVWVNMGTKLLNGNRTPNIALGTAFVIDKLKGYALTNYHVISSQVDKDYKGISSLYVRLPRGKGEKLPAKVISYSQEMDLALIKVAFRVENQFELNYSSNINIGDRIYAMGSPMGLEKTITSGIISGENRELLPVGDSYQIDAAINQGNSGGPVINEAGEFIGLTFAGILNSQGLNFVIPSKWVLKVLPFMYEGGDLKNRWLGFIFSESLGKLEVSYVAPNSPADIGGMRSGDSILSVDSLKFESLRDLQYYILQRKSMVKISYKRDNKNYESYLYPQERPGNIIESILKVDSLKNLMGAFLGLNLNLVSGREYRVTKVFSNRIGSELNFKVNDEIFIYDFKYLKNKRVFVLLLYTKKLFSGYLGAPLQLIIPFDSLAFV
- a CDS encoding thymidine kinase encodes the protein MSFYLNFANGKKESKLDDMVSISHFDFKNNLNLILVIGPMGSGKTEYAAKIYKDSLIIKNKSLKILDSITKGSRNRANVFFIRNVLDRKRFKDYPENVIPYRGGGSDRISGVGFAGNSFDVEKIIEDNPCYGTFIIDETCFYDERLVFVLNKLALDSNILFVLPTLLYNFRKEIFNNTAKFLIEYSDKICRLGAYCEHANCMDESFLTYRYYFYRGQEIAAPYFDPLLIVGGDETVESAIYPNYATRCARHHYLVGREYFFTVLKPFALLYSQGDKELLEREILCLSGGKCNSNFEKSLLIESKGKCEIEVLKNLLELPFLAERALITLSSEYNILNKDDFKELVNKFSLSKEYIQKILVLKEHKGNFEIS
- the tmk gene encoding dTMP kinase, whose translation is MNKVLKNFYCIEGIDGSGKTTIIQRLQELCDNNLKYYFTKEPSEGVIGELIRKQLTNFKNPLQEVSLAHLYTADRHEHLYHPKNGIIEILNKSKIKVITDRYLFSSIAYQGELGLKLNKDFPLPEKLFFIKIDPIIAYKRIQKNRTQLDLLELEAKKLKNIYSRYIEVLKNFEDLLDIVYIENSNEEDLEISTKKIFNLIKF